A single window of Aphidius gifuensis isolate YNYX2018 linkage group LG1, ASM1490517v1, whole genome shotgun sequence DNA harbors:
- the LOC122847404 gene encoding arginine-glutamic acid dipeptide repeats protein isoform X6, whose product MSAGTQGEIRVGPSHQELVSCQARLPDYRPSVPSTELLPDPEFSKEREELRWIPAMSLDGPLLMYLRAARSMAAFAGMCDGASPDDGCAAASRDDTTINALDILHDSGYDSGRALQALVKCPVPKGIDKKWPEEDTKRFIKGLRSFGKNFWRIKKELLPHKDTPELVEFYYLWKKTPAANISRPPRRRRPGSLRRIRNTRNSRSGTPKEEPSTPKETTSTNNTPVKETSTSEPETPTVVVGSGGGADNSTSGGTTGNGTSGNTGSVSNNTNTTNNNNNNNNSNNNNNNSNNSNNSNSNSNNNNNNSSTSNPGSGGGGGGGGEASSVTEDDNSEEDSDSRDTNTNNSAFERSCQHCFSTSSKDYQVAGKDRLLLCSECRTHLKKTGELPPAAPYLFRPVPAESPESPGRMRTRNKAKETPRPSRPRRTGGTDTPDQDKQQQMQQNQQTPDKKKKGNNAKVETPKKGQKRPQADDNEEDKDTQKRKRPDSPAESLTTDSNSLMDEPERDTEIDTNTNSTIQQVPPIVDENAALSPPTPIQSIPTMTTTTTSSLITSLPASSSTTTAATAAVTTVTTSATTISSTEMTTIMTTSSALATTTTAATASTTNTLTVTETSVSAITTPPIMTTTTATTTSSSLLSSSSSLLTTSSILPLSTAPITTTASIPTTVTTTTSIMAASIKEEIPELPPASTPNHNHLLPSSLTTTSVASLNAPITVPTTVQQSISVAVPISSTPSMPLISDILIMPAIPGIPMLSDLHSIDNKKSTIIDENIEIKSEIEDTNLQSNVNNIKPIQLKTEPLSGPHDTEMSPINNNNEDTKESITDVSQHLQNLNSSSQSMLINDLSQNTSRILSQPMTNPILMIPQSIPHLQIGSQLPAHITSSHSQGLLNLQSSYGSNIPPTQTVPQNLSQSIQMPQNISQTPPSNLPPPRDILPPPNLTNHHLHHHHHHHHQNQIDHISQSIPQNMAIPPPLNLNIPQNLSQIPQMPQIPSSSPQPLGLNIVPQQQQQQQQQQQQDNNSNNSIRMPERIPTDDRLRQHNQEQQMQQQQQQQQQQQRISDNRMMEPQERLEMIPTESPNHFQPIQPPPPLPPPPLQLPTSMLQSGINEKPQAIYNLSATPPMEPQNLKIKQEIILPEPDPLQSLKEVKVPGFQGGFPGPSLDNIKKDPDAGKPPTPSKHSHSHLHSHSHTSQQSTGLSSAPQQPPTSSSSSSSSSSSQLLSAPLQPLNQPSQNQPPSIQSVAASPTSLPPPPTSIPQPVMHPSQQPSPHMATHPFHPHHSLMHHPLFAAMHSYHPHPYSGYPAVPGYPGFPPYPYGPVPHAIPPPSPQRSEATTMMTAHHSSTSSSSVTTREEGDNHIATHHHSSSMHQATTLQHHDKHMSISSHSSHSHSSSHSSSHNSQRKQPSMVSACLTSSASVHHHHRPPQQSHHQQQPPSSSSSSSQPQMNNQITQQSQSQQQQQQQQQQQQQQQQQHQQQQQQQQQQQQQHQQQQAQQQQQQQQQQVQQQQQQQQQQQQIHHHPHHHHHHQQPQHQQLPPHPQQQQHQPPPLPIEPKIEQEMIEPEPEEPPSPRGPSPEPRIEDSECHRSQSAIFLRHWNRGENNSCTRTDLMFKPVPDSKLARKREERTRKQAERDREERDRAVQQQARKMTTPEKQPEVCKPPSRGPMEPVVSPYDRYAARPAYADTPALRQLSEYARPHAAFSPARHPAPPDPMLPMHYMYGPGARERLEMEREHMEREKREREIRELRERELNDRLKEELLKGTPRPMPGPVDPHWLEVHRRYAAGLAPGPSGPPQGLHQFGLYGAGPGPSPLDRERLERLAVAGGNYPRPGMMSRDPGMGLHPAELLGRPYADMAAHHEQLQRHLMMERERYPQHASLVAHHEEYLRQQRERELKVRVLEEAARGPRQ is encoded by the exons ATGTCCGCCGGCACCCAGGGCGAGATTCGGGTCGGTCCATCGCACCAG GAATTGGTTTCTTGCCAGGCTCGCTTGCCTGACTATCGGCCGAGTGTTCCATCAACTGAGCTGCTACCAGATCCAGAGTTTTCAAAAGAACGTGAGGAATTAAGATGGATACCGGCAATGTCATTGGATGGACCACTTCTCATGTATCTGAGGGCGGCCCGATCAATGGCTGCATTTGCTGGTATGTGTGACGGTGCATCACCAGATGATGGTTGTGCAGCAGCATCAAGAGACGATACAACAATCAACGCACTTGATATACTTCACGATTCTGGATATGATTCTGGTAGGGCATTACAAGCCCTTGTTAAATGTCCAGTACCAAAAGGAATCGATAAAAAATGGCCAGAAGAAGACact aAACGCTTTATCAAGGGTTTACGTTCatttggtaaaaatttttggcgtattaaaaaagaattattaccTCATAAAGATACACCTGaacttgttgaattttattatttgtggaaaaaaaCACCTGCAGCAAATATTAGTCGACCACCAAGACGTCGACGACCAGGTTCATTACGACGTATACGTAATACAAGAAATTCAAGATCAGGTACACCAAAAGAAGAGCCATCAACACCAAAAgaaacaacatcaacaaataatacaccAGTCAAAGAAACATCAACATCAGAGCCTGAAACACCAACTGTTGTTGTTGGcagtggtggtggtgctgACAATAGTACTAGTGGTGGTACAACTGGTAACGGTACCAGTGGAAATACTGGATCAGtatcaaataatacaaatacaacaaataataataataataacaacaacagcaacaataacaataataatagtaacaatagtaataatagtaatagtaatagtaataataacaataataatagtagtacAAGCAATCCAGGCagtggtggaggtggtggagGAGGTGGTGAAGCAAGTTCAGTAACAGAAGACGATAATTCAGAAGAAGATAGTGATTCAAGagatacaaatacaaataattcagCATTTGAAAGATCTTGTCAGCATTGTTTTTCAACTTCATCAAAAGATTATCAAGTTGCTGGTAAAGATAGATTATTATTGTGTTCAGAATGTCGtactcatttaaaaaaaactggaGAATTACCACCAGCAGCACCATATCTATTTCGACCAGTGCCTGCAGAATCGCCGGAGAGTCCCGGTAGAATGCGAACACGTAATAAAGCTAAAGAAACACCAAGACCATCAAGACCACGTAGAACAGGTGGTACTGATACACCAGATCaagataaacaacaacaaatgcaacaaaatcaacaaactcctgacaaaaagaaaaaaggtaATAACGCCAAAGTGGAGACTCCAAAAAAGGGCCAAAAGAGGCCCCAAGCCGATGACAATGAGGAGGATAAGGATACACAAAAACGTAAACGTCCTGATAGTCCAGCTGAGTCATTAACAACTGACTCAAATTCACTTATGGATGAACCAGAACGTGATACTGAAATtgatacaaatacaaatagtACAATACAACAAGTACCaccaattgttgatgaaaatgcTGCCTTATCACCACCAACTCCTATTCAATCAATACCAACAATGACAAcgacaacaacatcatcattaataactTCGTTACctgcatcatcatcaacaacaactgcTGCTACTGCTGCTGTTACTACTGTAACCACATCAGCAACTACAATTTCATCCACAGAAATGACAACAATAATGACAACGTCATCAGCATtggcaacaacaacaacagcagcaacagcatcaacaacaaatacacTGACAGTGACAGAGACATCAGTATCAGCGATAACAACACCACCAATaatgacaacaacaacagcaacaacaacatcatcgtCGTTGTTGTCGTCGTCGTCATCTTTATTAACTACATCGTCAATATTGCCATTGTCAACAGCACCAATAACTACTACGGCATCAATACCAACTAcagtaacaacaacaacaagcatAATGGCAGCATctataaaagaagaaattcCTGAATTACCACCGGCTTCAACACCCAATCATAATCATCTTCTTCCATCTTCATTGACAACAACATCGGTTGCAAGTTTAAATGCACCAATAACTGTACCAACAACTGTTCAACAATCAATATCAGTTGCTGTACCAATATCATCAACACCAAGTATGCCACTTATATCAGATATACTTATAATGCCAGCTATACCTGGAATACCAATGTTATCTGATCttcattcaattgataataaaaaatcaacaataattgatgaaaatatagaaataaaaagtgaaattgaagatacaaatttacaaagtaatgtaaataatattaaaccaatacaattaaaaacagAACCATTAAGTGGTCCACATGATACAGAAATGtcaccaattaataataataatgaagatacAAAAGAATCAATAACAGATGTATCACAACATTTACAGAATCTCAATTCATCATCTCAATCAATGCTTATTAATGATTTGAGTCAAAATACATCACGTATACTATCACAACCAATGACTAATCCAATTTTAATGATACCACAAAGTATACCACATTTACAAATTGGATCACAACTACCAGCTCATATAACATCATCACACAGTCaaggtttattaaatttacaatcatCTTATGGTTCAAATATACCTCCAACACAAACTGTACCACAAAATTTATCTCAAAGTATTCAAATGCCACAAAATATCAGTCAGACACCACCAAGTAATTTACCACCACCAAGAGATATATTACCACCTCCAAATTTAACTAATCATCAtttacatcatcatcaccatcatcatcatcaaaatcaaattGATCATATTTCACAATCAATTCCTCAAAATATGGCAATTCCACctccattaaatttaaatattcctcaaaatttatcacaaatacCACAAATGCCACAAATACCATCCTCATCACCACAGCCATTAGGATTAAATATTGtgccacaacaacaacaacaacaacagcaacaacaacaacaagataataatagcaataatagtATAAGAATGCCTGAGAGGATTCCAACAGATGATCGTTTAAGACAACATAATCAAGAGCAACaaatgcaacaacaacaacaacaacagcaacagcaacaacgaATATCAGACAATAGAATGATGGAACCACAAGAAAGATTAGAAATGATACCAACAGAATCACCAAATCATTTTCAACCAAttcaaccaccaccaccattgcCTCCACCACCTTTGCAATTACCAACGTCAATGTTGCAAAGTGGAATTAATGAAAAACCTCAAGCAATATATAATCTTTCAGCAACACCACCAATGGAaccacaaaatttaaaaataaaacaagaaatcATATTACCAGAACCTGATCCACTGCAAAGTTTAAAAGAAGTTAAAGTACCTGGATTTCAAGGTGGCTTTCCTGGACCAAGTTtggataatattaaaaaagatccAGATGCAGGAAAACCACCAACGCCATCAAAACATTCTCATTCACATTTACACTCACATTCACATACGAGTCAACAATCAACAGGATTATCATCAGCTCCACAACAGCCACCGACATCCTCTTCTTCGTCTTCGTCATCGTCTTCTTCTCAATTACTCAGTGCGCCATTACAACCACTGAATCAGCCATCACAAAATCAACCACCATCGATACAATCAGTTGCAGCATCACCAACATCATTGCCACCACCTCCAACGTCAATTCCTCAGCCAGTGATGCATCCAAGTCAACAACCAAGTCCACATATGGCAACACATCCTTTTCATCCTCATCATTCATTGATGCATCATCCACTTTTTGCTGCAATGCATTCGTATCATCCTCATCCTTATTCTGGTTATCCAGCAGTTCCTGGATATCCAGGTTTTCCACCATATCCTTATGGTCCAGTGCCTCATGCCATACCACCACCAAGTCCACAAAGATCTGAAGCAACAACAATGATGACTGCTCATCATTCAAGTACAAGTTCATCAAGTGTTACAACACGTGAAGAGGGTGATAATCATATTGCAACACATCATCATTCGTCGTCAATGCATCAAGCAACGACACTTCAGCATCATGATAAACATATGAGTATATCATCACACTCGTCACACAGTCATTCCTCATCACATTCATCATCACACAATAGTCAACGAAAACAACCATCAATGGTATCTGCTTGTTTAACATCGTCGGCTAgtgttcatcatcatcatcgaccACCTCAACAATCTCATCATCAGCAACAACCgccatcatcttcttcttcgtcATCACAGCCACAAATGAATAATCAAATAACTCAACAATCacaatcacaacaacaacagcagcagcaacaacaacaacagcaacaacagcaacagcagcatcaacaacaacaacaacaacaacagcagcagcaacagcaacatcagCAGCAACAagctcaacaacaacaacagcaacaacaacaacaagtacaacaacagcagcagcaacaacaacagcaacaacaaattcatcatcatccacatcatcaccatcatcatcaacaaccaCAGCATCAACAGTTGCCGCCACatccacaacaacaacaacatcaaccaCCACCTCTTCCAATTGAGCCAAAAATTGAGCAAGAAATGATTGAACCTGAACCTGAAGAACCACCAAGTCCACGTGGACCTTCACCTGAACCACGTATTGAAGATTCTGAATGTCATAGATCACAATCAGCAATATTCCTTCGTCATTGGAATAGaggtgaaaataattcatgtaCAAGAACAGATTTAATGTTTAAACCTGTACCAGATTCAAAATTAGCAAGAAAACGTGAAGAAAGAACACGAAAACAAGCTGAAAGAGATAGAGAAGAAAGAGATCGTGCTGTACAACAACAAGCAAGAAAAATGACAACACCTGAAAAACAACCAGAAGTATGTAAACCACCAAGTCGTGGTCCAATGGAACCAGTTGTATCACCATATGATAGATATGCAGCAAGACCAGCATATGCTGATACACCAGCACTCCGACAATTATCTGAATATGCAAGACCACATGCTGCATTTTCACCAGCTCGACATCCAGCACCACCTGATCCAATGTTACCAATGCATTATATGTATGGACCTGGTGCTAGAGAAAGACTTGAAATGGAAAGAGAACATATGGAAAGAGAAAAACGAGAACGTGAAATAAGAGAATTACGTGAGAGAGAATTAAATGATAGGCTGAAAGAAGAATTACTTAAGGGTACACCAAGACCAATGCCTGGTCCAGTTGATCCACATTGGCTTGAAGTACATAGACGTTATGCTGCTGGTTTGGCACCTGGACCATCGGGACCACCACAAGGGCTTCATCAATTTGGTCTTTATGGAGCGGGACCAGGACCAAGTCCACTTGATCGTGAACGTCTAGAAAGATtag CTGTTGCTGGTGGTAATTATCCAAGACCAGGAATGATGTCAAGGGATCCTGGTATGGGATTACATCCAGCTGAATTACTTGGAAGGCCTTATGCGGATATGGCAGCTCATCATGAACAGCTGCAACGTCATTTAATGATGGAACGAGAAAGATATCCTCAGCATGCATCTCTAGTTGCTCATCATGAAGAGTACCTTAG gcAACAACGAGAGCGTGAGTTGAAGGTTCGTGTACTTGAAGAGGCAGCACGTGGACCACGTCAATAA